One part of the Marinobacter sp. M3C genome encodes these proteins:
- the gpmI gene encoding 2,3-bisphosphoglycerate-independent phosphoglycerate mutase — protein sequence MTATRTPTALIILDGWGHRDPAEDNAISNANTPFWDSLWQNNPKTLINTSGMFVGLPSGQMGNSEVGHMNLGAGRVVYQNLTRIDKDLKDGGFQKNPALCKAIDAAVSQGKAVHLIGLLSPGGVHSHESHILAAAELAAARGAKAVYLHAILDGRDMPPRSAKTSLEKAAASLSALGVARIASVTGRYFAMDRDNRWNRVEAAYNAMALGEAEYACEDAVTALEQAYERDENDEFVKPTRIQAEGDSPATINDGDAVLFMNFRADRARELTRTFVDADFDGFKRKKVPQLADFVMLTEYAADIKASCAYPPTQLVNSLGEYLANAGKTQLRISETEKYAHVTFFFNGGREEPFTGEDRILVPSPDVATYDLKPEMSAPEVTDKLVEAIKSGKYDLVICNYANGDMVGHTGKLDAAIKAAECLDACVKRVVEALAEVGGESLITADHGNCEQMQDPISGQVHTAHTTGPVPLVYTGPKQIMLNDGGALSDVAPTLLALMGVAQPTEMTGHSLAEIG from the coding sequence ATGACAGCGACTCGCACGCCAACAGCACTCATCATTCTTGACGGCTGGGGCCACCGCGACCCGGCCGAAGACAACGCCATCAGCAACGCCAATACACCGTTCTGGGATAGTTTGTGGCAAAACAACCCGAAAACGCTGATTAACACTTCCGGAATGTTTGTCGGCTTGCCCAGCGGACAAATGGGCAATTCCGAAGTAGGTCACATGAATCTTGGCGCCGGTCGCGTGGTATACCAGAACCTGACCCGCATCGACAAAGATCTGAAAGACGGTGGTTTCCAGAAAAACCCGGCCCTGTGCAAAGCCATTGACGCCGCTGTGAGCCAGGGTAAAGCCGTTCACCTGATTGGCCTACTGTCGCCAGGCGGCGTTCACAGCCATGAAAGCCACATTCTTGCCGCCGCAGAATTGGCTGCAGCTCGCGGCGCTAAGGCCGTTTACCTGCACGCCATTCTGGATGGCCGCGACATGCCCCCGCGCAGTGCCAAAACGTCTCTGGAAAAGGCCGCAGCCAGTCTTTCCGCACTTGGCGTTGCCCGTATTGCAAGCGTTACCGGGCGCTACTTCGCCATGGACCGCGACAACCGCTGGAACCGCGTAGAAGCAGCCTACAATGCAATGGCTTTGGGTGAAGCTGAGTACGCTTGCGAAGACGCGGTAACCGCTCTGGAGCAGGCTTACGAACGCGATGAAAATGACGAATTTGTAAAGCCAACCCGCATTCAGGCCGAAGGTGATAGCCCCGCCACCATTAACGACGGCGACGCAGTGTTGTTTATGAACTTTCGCGCAGACCGTGCCCGCGAGCTGACGCGCACTTTTGTAGACGCTGACTTTGACGGTTTCAAACGCAAAAAAGTGCCCCAGCTGGCTGACTTTGTAATGCTTACCGAATACGCCGCCGACATAAAAGCCAGCTGCGCCTATCCGCCGACGCAGCTGGTGAATAGCTTGGGCGAATATCTGGCCAACGCTGGCAAAACCCAGCTGAGGATTTCAGAAACTGAGAAATACGCCCACGTTACTTTCTTTTTCAACGGCGGCCGTGAAGAGCCATTTACCGGAGAAGACCGCATTCTGGTGCCATCTCCAGACGTTGCCACCTATGACCTGAAGCCGGAGATGAGCGCCCCGGAAGTGACAGACAAACTGGTTGAAGCCATTAAAAGCGGCAAATACGATCTGGTGATCTGCAACTACGCTAACGGCGACATGGTTGGCCACACGGGCAAGCTGGACGCTGCCATCAAAGCGGCCGAATGCCTGGACGCCTGCGTAAAGCGCGTTGTAGAAGCGCTTGCTGAGGTGGGTGGCGAAAGCCTGATTACCGCTGATCATGGCAACTGCGAGCAGATGCAAGACCCGATCTCCGGCCAGGTACACACCGCCCACACCACCGGCCCTGTGCCCCTGGTATACACCGGCCCAAAACAGATAATGTTGAACGACGGTGGCGCCCTGAGCGATGTAGCACCTACGCTGCTAGCACTGATGGGCGTGGCTCAACCCACCGAAATGACAGGCCACAGCCTGGCTGAGATCGGTTGA
- a CDS encoding rhodanese-like domain-containing protein, translated as MDRLFEFVVNHYILVSAFVALLLALLALETRRGGAKISAQGAVNLINRDEAVVVDIRERKEFNEGRITGSMNIPLSALKSRSSELSKHKEKQLIVVDKMGQHSAMAVKQLNTDGFANVVRLSGGIADWKASNLPLVKK; from the coding sequence ATGGATCGCTTGTTTGAATTTGTTGTTAACCATTACATTCTGGTGTCGGCATTCGTTGCCTTGCTGCTGGCGCTGCTGGCCCTGGAAACCCGCCGCGGTGGTGCCAAAATTTCCGCCCAAGGCGCTGTGAACCTTATTAACCGGGACGAAGCGGTGGTGGTGGACATCCGTGAGCGCAAAGAATTCAACGAAGGGCGCATCACGGGCTCGATGAATATTCCATTGAGCGCTCTGAAAAGCCGCAGCAGTGAGCTGTCCAAGCATAAAGAAAAACAGCTGATTGTGGTCGACAAGATGGGGCAGCATTCTGCTATGGCGGTCAAACAGCTTAATACTGACGGTTTTGCCAATGTGGTGCGCCTGAGCGGCGGAATTGCCGACTGGAAAGCCAGCAATTTGCCGCTGGTAAAGAAATAA
- the secB gene encoding protein-export chaperone SecB, producing the protein MAENSQAAAGNENQNQPQFAMQRIYVKDLSFESPNAPTVFQEQWKPQVNLDLNTGHSKVSDNQYEVVLSLTVTAKIEEKVAYIVEIQQAGVFLVNGVEPQQLGHMLGAYCPTILFPYAREAIDNLVSRGSFPALMLAPVNFDAIYAQALQRKQEEATAAEATSEPKTH; encoded by the coding sequence ATGGCTGAGAATTCGCAAGCTGCAGCAGGCAATGAAAACCAGAACCAACCACAATTCGCCATGCAGCGCATTTACGTAAAAGATCTTTCTTTTGAATCCCCCAACGCTCCGACGGTGTTTCAGGAGCAGTGGAAGCCGCAGGTCAATCTTGATCTGAACACAGGGCATTCCAAAGTCAGCGATAATCAGTACGAAGTTGTGCTGTCGTTGACGGTAACGGCAAAAATCGAAGAGAAAGTCGCCTACATTGTTGAGATCCAACAAGCCGGCGTTTTTCTGGTAAACGGCGTTGAACCTCAGCAATTGGGCCACATGTTGGGTGCATATTGCCCGACTATTCTGTTCCCTTACGCCCGCGAAGCCATTGATAACCTGGTAAGCCGTGGCAGCTTTCCGGCACTGATGCTGGCGCCGGTTAACTTCGACGCGATTTATGCCCAGGCACTTCAGCGTAAGCAAGAAGAAGCGACGGCTGCAGAAGCCACCAGCGAGCCCAAAACTCACTGA
- the trmL gene encoding tRNA (uridine(34)/cytosine(34)/5-carboxymethylaminomethyluridine(34)-2'-O)-methyltransferase TrmL, with the protein MLNVVLYEPEIPPNTGNIIRLCANTGCKLHLIEPLGFTLEDKQMRRAGLDYSEYASVKVHESYPAFLQSEQPQRLFGLTTKGSHYYHEVSYQDGDYLMFGPETRGLPVPVRDALPDGHRLRVPMCSHSRSLNLSNTAALVVYEAWRQLAFCGSE; encoded by the coding sequence ATGCTGAATGTCGTGCTGTACGAGCCGGAGATTCCCCCGAATACCGGAAATATTATCCGGCTCTGCGCCAACACCGGTTGTAAGCTGCACCTGATTGAACCACTGGGGTTTACTCTGGAAGACAAACAGATGCGGCGGGCCGGGCTGGATTACAGCGAATACGCCAGTGTAAAAGTGCACGAAAGTTACCCGGCGTTTTTACAATCCGAGCAGCCGCAACGGCTGTTCGGGCTAACCACCAAAGGCAGTCACTACTATCATGAGGTCAGTTACCAGGACGGTGACTACCTGATGTTTGGGCCGGAAACCCGCGGCTTGCCCGTACCGGTTCGCGATGCCCTACCGGATGGCCACCGCCTGAGAGTGCCCATGTGCTCTCACAGCCGCAGCCTGAATCTGTCGAATACCGCCGCTCTGGTGGTTTATGAAGCTTGGCGACAGCTCGCATTTTGCGGTTCTGAATAA
- a CDS encoding acetyl-CoA C-acetyltransferase, producing MRDVVIVAAKRTAVGSFGGGLSTLRADQLGTAVIKALMEETGIAGDQVSEVVMGQVLTAGCGQNPARQAAINAGLPATVPAMTINKVCGSGLKAVHMAVQSIRNGDAEIVIAGGQESMSQAPHVLPNSRNGQRMGNWALVDTMVNDGLWDAFNDYHMGITTENIVEKYGISREEQDQFAAASQQKAVAAQKAGRFDGEIVPVSIPQRKGDPIIVAKDEGPRDGTTVEGLSKLRPAFKKDGTVTAANSSTINDGAAAVMVCSAEKAKELGLTVLATIKAQSSAGVDPTIMGTGPIPASKRCLKLAGWDVSDLDLIEANEAFAAQAISVNRDMGWDLAKVNVNGGAIAMGHPIGASGCRILVSLLHEMVRQDAKKGLATLCIGGGMGVALAVER from the coding sequence ATGCGTGATGTTGTCATTGTTGCCGCCAAGCGGACGGCGGTCGGCAGTTTTGGTGGGGGGTTATCAACCCTGCGCGCTGACCAGCTTGGAACGGCTGTCATTAAAGCGCTGATGGAAGAAACCGGCATTGCCGGTGACCAGGTCAGCGAAGTTGTTATGGGGCAGGTACTCACCGCGGGTTGCGGCCAGAATCCAGCGCGCCAGGCAGCTATTAACGCCGGGCTGCCGGCGACTGTGCCGGCTATGACCATCAATAAGGTTTGCGGTTCCGGCCTGAAAGCCGTGCACATGGCAGTACAGTCTATCCGCAACGGCGACGCAGAAATCGTCATTGCCGGTGGCCAGGAAAGCATGAGCCAGGCGCCCCACGTTCTCCCAAACAGCCGCAATGGCCAGCGCATGGGTAACTGGGCATTGGTAGACACCATGGTCAATGACGGTCTGTGGGACGCATTCAACGACTATCACATGGGCATAACCACCGAAAATATCGTTGAGAAATACGGCATCAGCCGTGAAGAGCAAGACCAATTCGCAGCTGCGTCTCAACAAAAAGCCGTAGCAGCGCAAAAGGCCGGTCGCTTTGACGGCGAAATCGTGCCGGTTTCGATTCCCCAGCGTAAAGGCGACCCGATTATTGTCGCTAAAGACGAAGGCCCGCGCGATGGCACCACTGTCGAAGGCCTGTCCAAGCTGCGCCCTGCGTTCAAAAAAGACGGCACAGTCACCGCCGCGAACTCTTCGACCATCAACGATGGCGCAGCCGCCGTTATGGTGTGCAGCGCTGAAAAGGCCAAAGAACTGGGCTTGACCGTACTCGCCACCATCAAAGCCCAGTCCAGTGCTGGTGTAGACCCCACTATTATGGGTACCGGCCCGATTCCTGCGAGCAAACGCTGCCTGAAACTGGCGGGCTGGGATGTTAGCGATCTGGACCTGATTGAAGCCAACGAAGCCTTCGCGGCCCAGGCTATTTCGGTCAACCGCGATATGGGCTGGGACCTAGCCAAGGTTAACGTAAACGGCGGCGCTATTGCGATGGGCCACCCGATCGGCGCCTCCGGCTGCCGTATTCTGGTCAGCCTGCTGCACGAAATGGTGCGTCAAGATGCCAAAAAAGGCTTGGCGACACTGTGCATTGGCGGCGGCATGGGTGTGGCGCTGGCGGTTGAGCGATAG
- a CDS encoding multifunctional CCA tRNA nucleotidyl transferase/2'3'-cyclic phosphodiesterase/2'nucleotidase/phosphatase encodes MDIYLVGGAVRDQLLGLPIKDRDWVVVGATPEVMLAQGFRQVGADFPVFLHPDTHEEYALARTERKQGHGYHGFAVYSAPDVTLEEDLKRRDLTVNAMAQAEDGEIIDPFGGRQDLQDRLLRHVSEAFAEDPLRILRTARFAARFVPQGFEVHPDTLQLMQAMTNAGEVGHLVPERVWQELQRALHEASPVTFFEVLHSCGALIELLPEFAAQPVRQQAFHALQQLHQNLPDANTAQRIAALLLPLSSVQANNRATLLKAPKACQELAILACTLRCSSCMNITDSENEPAEQLLEALNAADAWRRPERLQEALQLLRVTLPLQNSPNLPLQQLALQRLADSAQAAAGVQAKTLLAQGYRGPELGQAMSQCRLKAIRNVIQKH; translated from the coding sequence ATGGACATCTACCTGGTTGGCGGCGCAGTGCGCGATCAACTGCTGGGCCTACCAATTAAAGACCGCGACTGGGTGGTAGTGGGCGCCACGCCTGAAGTCATGCTGGCACAAGGTTTTCGCCAAGTGGGCGCTGATTTTCCGGTGTTCCTGCACCCCGATACCCACGAGGAATACGCGCTGGCGCGCACCGAGCGCAAGCAAGGCCATGGCTACCACGGGTTCGCGGTGTACAGCGCACCCGACGTAACCCTCGAAGAAGACCTGAAACGCCGCGATCTGACGGTTAATGCCATGGCGCAAGCCGAAGACGGCGAGATTATTGACCCTTTTGGCGGCCGGCAGGATCTTCAAGACCGCCTGCTGCGCCACGTTTCCGAAGCCTTCGCTGAGGACCCCCTGCGCATTCTGCGCACCGCACGTTTTGCCGCCCGCTTTGTGCCCCAGGGTTTCGAAGTCCATCCCGACACGCTGCAATTGATGCAGGCAATGACAAACGCCGGCGAAGTGGGCCACCTGGTGCCTGAACGGGTATGGCAAGAGCTTCAGCGCGCGTTACACGAGGCTTCTCCGGTAACGTTTTTTGAGGTTCTACACAGTTGTGGTGCGCTGATTGAACTCCTGCCGGAATTTGCAGCGCAGCCCGTACGCCAGCAGGCCTTTCACGCCCTGCAGCAATTGCACCAGAATTTACCCGATGCCAACACAGCGCAGCGAATTGCAGCGTTATTACTGCCGCTTTCCAGCGTACAGGCTAACAATCGGGCGACTTTATTAAAGGCGCCAAAAGCCTGCCAGGAGCTTGCCATCCTGGCCTGCACCTTACGCTGCTCATCCTGCATGAACATTACCGACAGCGAAAACGAACCGGCCGAACAGCTGCTGGAAGCCCTTAACGCCGCAGACGCCTGGCGCCGGCCCGAGCGCCTGCAAGAAGCGCTGCAACTGTTACGTGTTACCTTGCCTCTTCAAAACAGCCCCAACCTGCCTTTACAGCAGCTCGCCCTGCAACGGCTGGCAGATTCGGCGCAGGCGGCTGCGGGCGTGCAAGCCAAAACCTTACTGGCCCAAGGTTACCGCGGGCCGGAACTGGGCCAGGCTATGAGCCAGTGCAGGCTGAAGGCGATCCGCAATGTAATACAAAAGCATTAA
- a CDS encoding LPP20 family lipoprotein → MTLRVITALLVLLMATACAPTGQQGRNADANRFAPITLRVSGYGTYEDATKDRLDTRKRLMARRASQLDAYRNLAERVYGTVVYGGATVSDFVLQNDDFRAYVDSYLRGMKTVSVNEHSDGVVETVVELKLEPRFRQCVASVPDTQVARYCSLPLPRENDSAGDVRSGNTDSLYYLD, encoded by the coding sequence ATGACACTTCGCGTTATAACCGCGTTACTGGTGCTGTTGATGGCGACAGCTTGCGCGCCCACGGGGCAGCAGGGCCGCAACGCAGACGCTAACCGTTTCGCGCCCATCACCCTGCGGGTTAGCGGCTATGGCACCTATGAAGACGCCACAAAAGACCGGTTAGACACGCGCAAACGCCTGATGGCGCGCAGGGCTTCGCAGCTGGACGCCTATCGTAACCTGGCAGAACGGGTTTACGGCACGGTGGTTTATGGCGGGGCTACGGTGAGCGATTTTGTGCTGCAGAACGATGATTTTCGAGCCTACGTTGACAGTTATTTACGCGGTATGAAGACCGTATCTGTGAACGAGCACAGTGATGGAGTAGTGGAAACCGTCGTCGAATTGAAACTGGAACCACGCTTTCGACAGTGTGTTGCCAGTGTGCCCGACACCCAGGTAGCCCGTTATTGCTCGTTACCCTTGCCCCGTGAAAATGACAGTGCTGGCGATGTTCGCAGCGGCAACACCGATTCTCTCTACTACCTGGATTAA
- a CDS encoding flagellar assembly protein FlgT, whose protein sequence is MTACYRRLTLPISIAVACALALVLASQPLLAAVVEGVGHASIHNGDIDSARALARQAALRDMALQYDARISNSDTVENGVLTSSRLRVTSDVRARNVQVVDEFRSGQLLRVTLRAEMTAQQSSCGNGAASTLKKRVAITGFPLLYPDHARVGRLDDAGEMLPQQLQARLRNAGSVQVLSATSLRMYGDLLNAPTAQQDDNRLTNVRQLARELGAQFVVSGVIRDLDVADPAAWNTSVFGKLKRGLNAVDQTRRFIADMVIYDGFSGAPVYQQRFSARAQWNAGPGSASGFASAGFEQTDYGKAVAQVMDDMARSVTDALNCQPFMTRISRVDGELVTIESGATSGLRPSATLQVYRSAQHFEALDATPELTETGVNITLNNVHPEFASGKLSAHGGQTNIQQDDIAVVW, encoded by the coding sequence ATGACTGCTTGCTACCGAAGGTTAACGCTGCCTATTTCAATCGCTGTTGCCTGTGCTCTGGCACTGGTACTTGCCAGCCAGCCGCTGCTGGCCGCGGTTGTTGAGGGTGTCGGCCATGCCAGCATTCATAATGGTGATATTGATAGCGCCCGCGCCCTGGCACGGCAGGCGGCTCTGCGCGATATGGCGCTGCAATACGACGCTCGTATCAGCAACAGCGACACGGTTGAAAATGGCGTGCTGACCAGTTCGCGCCTGCGCGTTACCAGCGATGTCCGCGCCCGCAATGTGCAGGTGGTGGATGAGTTTCGCAGCGGCCAGCTACTGCGGGTGACCCTGCGCGCAGAAATGACCGCTCAGCAAAGCAGTTGTGGTAACGGTGCGGCGTCTACGTTGAAAAAACGCGTGGCGATTACCGGGTTTCCATTGTTGTACCCTGATCACGCCCGCGTTGGGCGCCTGGATGATGCCGGTGAAATGCTGCCGCAACAGTTACAGGCCCGGTTGCGTAACGCGGGCAGCGTGCAGGTTCTTTCGGCAACGAGCTTGAGGATGTATGGCGATTTGCTGAACGCACCCACCGCCCAGCAGGATGACAACCGGCTGACCAATGTGCGCCAACTGGCGCGGGAACTGGGTGCTCAGTTTGTGGTCAGCGGGGTTATACGGGACCTGGATGTGGCTGACCCTGCAGCTTGGAATACGTCGGTATTCGGCAAACTTAAACGTGGTTTGAACGCTGTCGATCAGACCCGGCGCTTTATTGCGGATATGGTGATTTATGATGGTTTTAGTGGGGCCCCGGTTTACCAGCAGCGCTTCAGTGCTCGCGCGCAATGGAATGCTGGCCCCGGCAGTGCCAGCGGTTTTGCCTCGGCCGGTTTTGAACAAACCGACTATGGTAAGGCGGTCGCGCAGGTAATGGATGACATGGCCAGGTCAGTGACGGATGCGCTGAATTGCCAACCGTTTATGACCCGAATCAGCCGTGTTGACGGTGAACTTGTCACTATTGAATCGGGTGCCACCTCCGGATTGCGGCCGTCAGCAACGTTGCAGGTATACCGCAGTGCGCAGCACTTTGAGGCTCTGGACGCAACACCTGAGCTGACTGAAACCGGGGTTAACATCACACTCAACAATGTTCACCCTGAATTCGCTTCCGGCAAGCTGTCGGCCCATGGTGGCCAAACCAATATCCAGCAGGACGATATTGCCGTGGTGTGGTAG
- a CDS encoding SufE family protein translates to MTTSATDFTKNPLGTSTTMEDVFEAFELLDDWEDRYAFIIDLGKQLPPFPDSERNEKNYVHGCQSQVWLTHHYDQASGKLFLLIDSDAIIVRGLAAIILVALNNHEPRELLAIDIDELFERLDLFRHISPTRGNGLRSMISKIRDIASKQAA, encoded by the coding sequence ATGACCACCAGCGCAACCGATTTCACGAAAAATCCGCTGGGTACCAGCACCACAATGGAAGACGTGTTTGAGGCCTTCGAGCTTTTGGACGACTGGGAAGATCGCTACGCGTTCATTATCGACCTGGGCAAACAGCTACCGCCGTTTCCGGATTCCGAACGCAACGAAAAGAATTACGTGCACGGCTGCCAAAGCCAAGTGTGGCTGACTCATCACTATGATCAAGCCAGCGGCAAGCTGTTTCTGCTGATCGATTCTGATGCCATTATTGTGCGCGGACTAGCGGCGATCATCCTGGTGGCGCTGAACAATCACGAACCCCGTGAACTTCTGGCCATCGACATCGATGAGTTGTTTGAACGCCTGGATTTATTCCGCCATATCTCCCCGACTCGCGGAAACGGTTTGCGTTCGATGATCAGCAAGATCCGTGATATTGCTTCTAAACAAGCCGCATAA
- the sufT gene encoding putative Fe-S cluster assembly protein SufT, with amino-acid sequence MQEREVVLTKREVEARLVPSGTEIMIPSDTFVTITQSLGGTFTVAVNGNLARIEGHDADALGKQPLVSNFDTPEDGTVNENQMWEALRNCYDPEIPVNVVELGLIYNCSIEQEPEHGNHIHITMTLTAAGCGMGPVITEDVKTKLEHVPNVDKVTVDLTFDPPWTSDMLTDEAKLELGML; translated from the coding sequence ATGCAAGAACGGGAAGTTGTACTGACCAAACGCGAAGTGGAAGCCCGCCTGGTTCCCTCCGGAACGGAAATCATGATTCCTTCGGATACCTTCGTAACCATTACCCAGTCGCTGGGCGGAACCTTTACAGTGGCCGTTAATGGCAATTTGGCACGCATTGAAGGCCACGACGCCGACGCTTTGGGCAAACAGCCACTGGTCAGTAATTTTGATACTCCGGAAGACGGCACGGTAAACGAAAACCAGATGTGGGAAGCCCTGCGTAATTGTTATGACCCAGAGATTCCGGTCAACGTGGTAGAGCTGGGGCTAATCTACAACTGCTCCATCGAGCAGGAACCAGAGCACGGCAACCACATTCACATCACCATGACTCTTACCGCCGCAGGTTGTGGCATGGGCCCGGTGATTACTGAAGATGTGAAAACCAAACTGGAACACGTGCCCAACGTTGATAAAGTCACGGTAGACCTGACCTTTGACCCGCCCTGGACCAGCGACATGCTGACCGACGAAGCCAAACTGGAACTGGGGATGTTGTAA